Genomic segment of Kibdelosporangium phytohabitans:
CGGGTGGCGGCCGTGGCACACAGCCCGTCTCGACCCGAAGACGGGCGAGCTGACCGCGTTGTGGCCGGGTACCTACACGGTCGCGCTGACGGTCAACGGCGTGACGCAGCGGTCGACTGTCCAGGTGGCGTTGCGCGCCGCGTCCTGATTCCCGTTCGGTTCGACGGGGAGGTCCTGGCCGCTGATCTTGACCGGCGGTCAGGACCACGGGCAAACTGGTGATGCGACTGGGGACGTTCGCATCACTTTGGGGGATTCATGAAGCGCTGGACAAGCGCTGTCGTACTCGCCTGCGCGCTCGCTACCGCCGCAAGTGTGGCCACTCCGGCCGCCGCGGCGCCGACGTTCTCGGAACTTCCTTTACTGCCGGGGTTTTCCGTTGCCGGGGCGGCCGACATCAACAGCTCGGTCGTGGCTGTCGGCGAAGTCTCGGACAACAACGGCGCGCGTGCCGTGCGCTGGGCAGCGGACGGAGCGATCACGGCACTTCCCGGACTACCGGCGGCAAAGCGCACGCACGCCTCGGCGATCAACGAGAACGGGACAGCCATCGGTACGTCCGACGAAAAAGCGGTGCGCTGGGGCGCCGACGGCACCGTGACGGCGCTGGGGTCGGAAGGCGCCATGGCGTCGTACGCGCACGGCATCAATGACCATGACGTCGTGGTCGGTGTGCACTTGAAACCGGGCTGGATCAGCAGTGGGGTGAAGTGGGACGCCGACGGGAAGGTCCAGGTGCTGGAGCCCTACGACACCCGTGCGGACAACACCCCCACGGCGATCAACAACTCCGGTGTCATCGCCGGGCACTCCGGCCGCCAGCCGATCTGGTGGGACGCGAACGGCAAGGTCAGGGCATTGCCGACACCTCAGAGCTACGGCCGGGGTGAGACGAGCGGGATCAACGAACGCGGTGACATCTCCGGAACCATCTACTTCCGCGACGACGAACGCGCGGTCACCTGGATCCGGGACCTGCCCGGTGAGCACGGCCACGAGAAGGTGTACCGGATGGAGTACCTTCCCCTGCCGCCCAACGCGACCCACAGCAGGACGACCCGGATCAGCGACGTGGGTACCGTCGGCTGGGTCCAGTTCGGCTCGGCCACCACTCACGCGGTGACGTGGGACGCGGACGGCCAGGTCACCGAACTCGGTGTCCCGGCAGGCCGGGCCGACAGCGCCGCCAACGGGATCAGCGCGAACGGGTGGATCGTCGGTTCGGCGCGCACAGAGGACCCGGACAAGGAGATCCCGGCCCCGGCCATCCGGTGGGCGCCCACCCGGCCGAAACGTTAATCCACGACTGAGGGCCGTGGCCGCCGTCTTGACCGGTGACCGCGGCCTTCAGCATTCTCCGGCTGGAGAGGGACCACCACAACCGGGGTATTTCATGAAGCGCTGGAGAAGCGCTGCTGCACTCGCCTGCGCGCTCGCCATCACCGCGGGCGGGACGATCGTCGGTCAGTCCGGCCGGGCGGTGCGCTGGGATGCCGACGCCGGCAAGGTGACGATCCTGCCGCGCGAGAACACAGTCGAGTCGCACGCCAACCACATCAACGACATCAACGACCATGGCGTCACAGCAGGCTGGCTGCTTGGGCTGGACGACACCATCACGGCCGTGAAGTGGACGCCCGACGGCAGCATCCAGCAGCTGGAGCCGTTCGACCCCGCCGTCGGACGCCGTCGCCCTCGGCATCAACAACTCCGGTGTCGCGATCGGGCGCTCCGGGCTCACGCCGATCTGGTGGGACGCGGCCGGGAAGGTCAAGGCGTTGCCCGTGCCGCAGGGGACCTTCCGGGCGCAGGCGAACGGGATCGACGAGCGCGGCGACATCATCGGCGAGGCCGTCTACGACGGCACCTTCCGCGCGGTCACGTGGATCCGTGATGCTCCCGGGGAACACGGCCACGAGAAGGTGTACCGCATGGTCCCCCTTCCCCTGCCGCCCAACGCGACAAGCAGCGTGGGCCACGGGATCGCCGGCACAGGCGCTGTCGGCGAGGTCCACATCGACGACTCGCCCGCCCCGCGCGCGGTGAAGTGGACGACCGACGGCCAGGTCGTCGATCCCGGCGTCCCGGCAGGCCGGGCCTCCAGCTCGGCCACCAGGATCAGCTCGAACGGGTGGATCGCCGGCCGCGCCAACGGCGATGACCCGGACAAGGAGATCCCCACCCCGGCCAGCCGGTGGTCGCTTAGCTGAACACGCGCTAGCCGACCGGGAACCCGGCGCCGAGGACGCGCAGCATCGCCGTGGCTTTCACGACGGTCTCGTCGAACTCGGCGCCGGGCTCCGACGGGTCGATGATCGCCCCGCCGACCCCGAACCGCGCTTCGCCCGGCCGCACGACCAGAGTCCGGATCACGATGGACAGGTCGACGTGGCCGGACAACGAGAAGTAGCCGAGAGCACCGGAGTACACCCCGCGGGGGCCTCGCTCCAGTTCGTCGATGATCTCCATCGTGCGGATCTTCGGTGCGCCGGTCATCGAGCCGCCGGGGAACGCCGACTGGACACAGTGGACAGGTGAGACGTCCGGGCCGAGCGTGGCGCGGATCGTGCTGACGAGCTGGTGCACGGTCGCGTAGGTCTCGACTTCGAAGATCGCGGGCACGCGCACCGACCCGACGACCGCGCACCGGCCGAGGTCGTTGCGGACCAGGTCGACGATCATCAGGTTCTCGGCGCGGTCCTTCTCGTTTCTCGCCAGATCCCCGCGCAGGACCAGGTCCTGTTCCGGCGTCGCGCCGCGTGGCCTTGTTCCCTTGATGGGACGGGATTCCACGGTGCCGTCCGGTTCGATCCGCAGGAACCGCTCGGGTGACGAGCTCAGCACCGCCATGTCGCCGAGCCTGAGGTAGGCGCCGTACGGCGCGGGGCTTTCCCGGCGGAGCAGCCGGTACGCGTGCCACGGATCGATGTCCGTGCGCGCCGAGATCATGTTGGTCAGGCAGACCTCGTAGCTCTCGCCCCGGCGGATCGCGTCCTGGCAGCGTTCGATCAACGCCATGTACGCGTCACGGCTGTGCCTGGCCCGGACTTCGGCCGACTGCGCGGGCCGGACCGGGTCAGGCTCGGGTAACGCGGCCAGCAGCGCGGCGGTCTCGGTGATCCAGTGCCGGTCGGCCGACACCAGGTAGGTCTCGCCTGCCGCGTGGTCGAACACGATCGTGCGGTCCACGTACATCATGACCGCGTCCGGGTCCGCGGATTCGTACGCCCGCGCGCCGCCGCACTCGGCTTTCAACTCGTAGCCCAGATAGCCGACCCAGCCCACGGTGAACCCGAACGGCACGTCCGGTACGTCGACCCGCTCGCGCACCGCGTCGGCGAGCCAGGCGAAGAAGCCCGGCGGCAGCACCTCGCCGCGGTCCAGCTCGATCCGGTCCGGCCACGCGCGCACGACCCTGCTGGCCGCTCCCATGAACGAGAACCCGGTACCGGTGGCGCTGTCGAGCCAGAAGGCGTGCGGGGCATCCCGGTACAGCGCGTCGAAGACCGCCTCGGCCGGTAGCGCGGACCCGAGCCGGGTGACCTCGATCTCGGTTACCGCGATGTTCACCTGGTCATTGTTCAACAACCTCGGGGACAAGCAGCTGTGATGCCGCCAACTCCCGGTAGAGCGGCGACGCGCCGAGCAACTGCTCGTGTGTTCCGGTGGCGGCGACACGGCCACGTTCGAGCACGACGATCCGGTCCGCCGACACCACGGTCGACAGGCGGTGCGCGATGAGCAACACGGTGCAGCGCTCCGCGGCCTGGTCGACCGCTTCGCGCAACGCGACCTCATTGCGTGCGTCGAGTTGTGAGGTCGCCTCGTCCATCAGCAGCACCTGGGGGCGACGCAACAACGCGCGGGCGATCGCGAGGCGCTGTCGTTCGCCGCCGGAGAGCGCCACGCCTCGTGTCCCGACCATCGTGTTCAGGCCGTCGGGCAACCGTTCGACGAGGTCGGACAGCCGGGTCGCGCGCAGCACGTCCTCC
This window contains:
- the pabB gene encoding aminodeoxychorismate synthase component I; translated protein: MNIAVTEIEVTRLGSALPAEAVFDALYRDAPHAFWLDSATGTGFSFMGAASRVVRAWPDRIELDRGEVLPPGFFAWLADAVRERVDVPDVPFGFTVGWVGYLGYELKAECGGARAYESADPDAVMMYVDRTIVFDHAAGETYLVSADRHWITETAALLAALPEPDPVRPAQSAEVRARHSRDAYMALIERCQDAIRRGESYEVCLTNMISARTDIDPWHAYRLLRRESPAPYGAYLRLGDMAVLSSSPERFLRIEPDGTVESRPIKGTRPRGATPEQDLVLRGDLARNEKDRAENLMIVDLVRNDLGRCAVVGSVRVPAIFEVETYATVHQLVSTIRATLGPDVSPVHCVQSAFPGGSMTGAPKIRTMEIIDELERGPRGVYSGALGYFSLSGHVDLSIVIRTLVVRPGEARFGVGGAIIDPSEPGAEFDETVVKATAMLRVLGAGFPVG